One genomic window of Arthrobacter sp. KBS0703 includes the following:
- a CDS encoding methionine ABC transporter ATP-binding protein, giving the protein MITVTDLRKVYRQGKKEVVALDGVSLSVPKGSIHGIIGHSGAGKSTLVRCLTLLDRPTSGSVNIDGTELSSVRDSEIRAARRRIGMVFQHANLMDSRTAAGNVAHPLELVKTPKDQIRAKVAELLKLVGLEGFENAYPSQLSGGQRQRVGIARALASDPDVLLCDEPTSALDPATTDEILDLIQDLTRRLQLTVLIITHEMHVVKRVCGSVSLLAKGRVVEAGELAEVAAELDSKLARALLPLPASEPIKGALQAGPVLEILFSGESAKEPVLTGVARHFDIDLNVLAGSVETLGGQQFGHLRVQLADNVDHASVVEYLRDRGISAKVVDAAVVPSDPDDFPSGTPDFAAETGDLK; this is encoded by the coding sequence ATGATCACAGTTACCGACCTGCGCAAGGTCTACCGTCAGGGGAAAAAGGAAGTGGTGGCCCTCGACGGGGTATCCCTTTCGGTCCCCAAAGGCTCTATCCACGGCATCATCGGCCATTCGGGAGCCGGGAAGTCCACGCTGGTACGGTGCCTGACTCTGCTGGACCGCCCCACGTCAGGTTCGGTCAACATCGACGGCACTGAGCTCAGCTCGGTGCGCGACTCCGAAATCCGTGCGGCGCGACGCCGGATCGGCATGGTCTTCCAGCACGCCAACCTGATGGATTCCCGGACCGCGGCAGGCAACGTGGCCCATCCGCTGGAGCTGGTGAAGACACCCAAGGACCAGATCCGGGCGAAGGTGGCTGAGCTGCTCAAGCTCGTGGGGCTGGAGGGCTTCGAGAACGCCTATCCGTCACAGCTCTCCGGTGGCCAGCGCCAGCGGGTCGGCATCGCGCGCGCCCTGGCGTCCGATCCCGACGTCCTGCTGTGCGACGAGCCGACGTCCGCCCTGGACCCGGCCACCACCGATGAAATCCTGGACCTCATCCAGGACCTCACCCGGCGCCTTCAGCTCACCGTGCTCATCATCACCCACGAGATGCACGTGGTGAAGCGCGTCTGCGGCTCGGTCTCACTCCTGGCCAAGGGCCGGGTTGTCGAAGCTGGCGAACTGGCGGAGGTAGCGGCCGAACTCGACAGCAAGCTCGCCCGGGCCCTCCTTCCGCTGCCAGCCTCGGAACCGATCAAGGGTGCGCTCCAGGCCGGCCCCGTGCTGGAGATCCTCTTTTCCGGCGAAAGCGCCAAGGAACCCGTCCTCACAGGCGTCGCCCGGCACTTTGACATCGACCTGAATGTCCTCGCAGGAAGCGTGGAAACTCTGGGCGGCCAGCAGTTCGGGCACCTGCGGGTCCAGCTGGCCGACAACGTCGATCATGCCTCCGTTGTGGAGTACCTCCGCGATCGCGGGATCAGCGCGAAAGTGGTGGAC